ATGATTACTGCTTTTCATAATGAAAACTATAACAGACTTAATTACTGGAGGAGGGATCTGACAGAACTTCCGCAATCACTGCTTTGCAAGCCTTCTCGGTCTCATgcgttattatttttttatacatatatttcTTACTGTGCTTTGTTCTTATTCTATTCGTGCTGAACACCTGCAACACAGATTTGTCAAATGACCCTCTAATTTGAGAATAGCAATCAACAATCAGAAGACTTTAATTGATATGTAACATGATATCATACTGCAACACATTAGCTGAGTAGGATTAGTGAAAAATAATAGTCTGGGGAGCAAAACGTGTCGTAATAAGTACCCCTCATCTCATTGTGGCACatggaaaatggaaaataatctaaattaaaataatatttGATTTTATCAATCTGTTTATTTGCTTTGGTCTCTAATTGACTTTTTGTTTTCGGGGTGTGGGGAGAGCAGACAGTtgtcaaaaaacaacaaccccaACATACTTTTTTATAAAAATCGCATTAACTTATGTTAACTAATTTTATGAACCTTTTGACTGCACAGAGCTTATTTTTTAGAGGAAATCTAACAAGCATGGAGTATGAAATTGGATGAAGGGAAAATGGTTTTGTACAATGTTTACACACAATCAATATTCACTCTTTTACTGTAATGCATTGTTCTGCATGACTGTCATTAGATTAGCCTGTAGCCCCAACAAACTGAATAACATTCCTAAGGGAACTTCTTTAaaggaacaaaaacagaaatggtTACGTGTCAGTTTTAAGGTATCTATTTTAAGATTTTTAAATGGTTATGTCTGTTCTTAACATGGACTGTTCTACTGTCTTTTCATTCCAAGTCTTTTTACATATGTTTGTGCCTTGATATCTGTTTACACTTGTTCTTTAGAGACATGCTATCTACATAGTGTGAATTAGGGCTATTTCTACTCCACCTAAGTTCACGTAATCTATTATTTAGGATGCACcacaacaaaaagacaaatgtaTGATAGTTGTTCATTGATATTAAGGTAAAAGTCATTCACatgttaaatgtaaataaaagttTGGTCACAGTATCTTTTACTCTACAGAGTGATGTGTTTCGAGAAATGCCTTCTTCTGTTCCTTCAAGTCAGGATCAATGCTTTGATGATAATTAATAAGCAATAGGAACTGTAAACCGAATATAACTTTAGGTAGAAGTGTAATAAAGGGGTGTCTTATCTGTACATTTACTGCACATTATTTTGCCTTGTCTGTATTTGTTTATGATAGAAAAGTATTTATGTATTGGAAAAAACACAATTCAGTCTTTACGTATGTAATATAGTAATGCTTGCAAGCAGTCTGCACTGTAATCAACTATTTGTTATCCTGTAGCTGATCTATGCTCATTTGCTAATACTCCTGTTCaatatctgtttcttttttgggGGAATTTTGTCTGGGAAGTTCCTTCTTAAATTTGCATTCACGTCACTGATTATTAATTGTAAGCATAAACCCCTGTGTTTCAGTAAGAGGTCTTCATGTGTTCAGAATCATCTAAACCCTGACTACACATCTCTGCGTATGTTTCGGTTACCACATCAGTGTAATCAAGCAGATTTTTATGGGTAATTGAAGTACACAACAGAATTCAATGTCTCCCACCACTCCACTAGGCTGAATTATCATATAGTGTCGTCGGCATTCAAAGAGGTGCGATGAGTAGGTGCTGGTATGAATGTTTTGTTCTTATTTAAATGAGAACTTTACTTGAGCCCAATAGTGTGTGTTGCATTTCAAAGGGACCAGAATTTAGGAAAAGAACTGTTAAGGAATAGTTTCTTTTTCCAATAATCGCTGTGAAACAGTATGGAGAAAGCCAATAAGATCCACAAGGTGGCGGTAAGTAGATTTAACTTTTCAGCCCATCTGAGCACTGGATTTTACTCCAACCATTTAAAAACTATTACATAGACTATGAGAAACATTTACCGACCTTAGTGAGGTCATGTAAAAACTGTAGGCTACCCCTGCATTTTCAATGGAACTCTGTTCTGGACTACATGTGACAGGCTTTACAGGAATCATTTTTAAGAGCAGGATGGTTTAAATGGCGTTAATTCGTGAAATATAACAATATCGTAGTGATAATTCcgtgttgtgaaaaaaaacccaaaacatttatttttgtagTCATTCTTGAACCACATCTGCGGCACCGTTTTCCCCTTTGAGAGAGTAACAGTATACTTTCAACCTTCTTGTGCTTTTGGTAGAAAACATCATGCATATAGCATGAGACACTCGTGTGTGCAGTCTGTTGAAACAATTCAGGCTTAAATAGTTTTAATAGCACCCCAAAAGCTGCATAATGAAATGCGAAGGAAGTCATATAAATTAATCTGGCCGATGTGGTTCCATGAAAAATCTCATTGCCCAGATCCAGATGTGGAAACCCAGCAGTCTAGCCCGGAGAGATTTACACATAGTGGGAGCCTGTGAAATCACTCGTGGAGGTATCTTGTTTCAGGCGCCCTCTCATtggctggtttttttttttatgcggTGCGCTGATTTGCTGCAACAGAGAAGTCCGCATCGTGAAAGAGCGCTGACAGACCTTCATTTGGTTCAGAGGAGGAGGacgcagagagaagcatcaccTCCGAGCAGCTGGTGCCTGTGGACTTGTTGACTGCGCTTAAATAAATTCTAAACTGCAAGCAAAGGTGTGCCTTTAAACTTTTTACTGTAGGAagggtagtttttttttctcagaaaaaaaCGGTTTCGAACTTCGCTGAAAACTATTTTCATTCAGGAAATGGtaagtttttttctctctgttttgatTATTGAAAGtttgattgtgtttttttttgtgtacgtGTTGCAGCGTCTTGAAGATAGGCTAACCCTAAATGCACACAACCCTTGGCAAAAACAATGTGCACGAACTGATCTTTGCAAGACGCACCAAGAATATTTGCGCACGTGTATCACgttttctttcaattttttGCAACCCACCCCCCAATTCGCAGTTTAAAAATTCAAACCAAATTGCCCTCATTAAATGCATATAAGTGTGTGAATCACCTCTCCCCCATTGTGTGAAAGCAGCCAAGAAGAACAGGGCATttaaaaaaagtggcagactgACCACAGAGTCTCTGTGTAGTAGTCCCTGTATGTCAGATAAGTCTCTCTCAAGGGGCCAAATGGTTCAGCACCCACAGCTGTGATAACATCATGGCACTGTGGTATACTTACTATTCCAAGCCAAACACGGCAGGAGAGAGGGGCTCAACCAACTAAATTTGTAAGATCTTGAAAAAACAAACTCAGTGGGAGCAAAAAAGTTGAGTTACTGGATAGTTTTAGAACATGTCTGCTACTTTATGACAGTAAAAAGTTTagtggctgtattttttttaagtcatttttGAGAAGTAGATGGAGTTTCAAGCattattttttcccctctgaAAAGTGGAAGGTTGTATGATTCACAAAGAGAAAAATCTGGTAATTCCAAAATGTTGCAGTCATTTCCTGCTTTATAATACACACCAGTCAACATCCTGTAGGCTAGAGGAGTCCAGAGAGGATATGTGGGCTTGCTACGCCAGATTCAGCTCGACTTTGTTCAAAATTCCCCTCTAACTTTTGGAGGCAgggagagttttttttctgagtTTAAAATGTGCATGCTGTGCTCTGGATTTAGAATGTTTCATTTTCTGGGATCGTACTACATGGGATGGTGTCCATAAAGCTGCTCTGAGGTTTGTCAGGAATTATTATATGGTCGTAGAACTGGGTGATCTCAGCTGGTAAAAATCTTACTGGCCCAGATCTGGAAATTACTCAAGGAACTTTTCTGGCCTCCGGTACACTAGCCAGAACATGATGGGATATTTTGGAAGGCTGCctaacagctctttggtctgCTGTAAGGGATTCTAATAGAAACTTTGATTTTGTATAGACTTTTAAGTTTGTCTCTTTCTCATTGTGCAGCTGTGTCTGGGAGATTCTACTGACTGCCTCAGGGACCACATGCGGTCCATGATGAGGTCCTTGCAGGATTTGAAGCAGATAAGCAGACCCAGGCCACTGAGTGAACCATGTGTCCAGTCTTTTGCTGTCACACGGCTCTGCAAACAGAGGGCACAGCAGGAGCGACTCAGCCGTCTCCGTGTTTCTGACGCCAGTGAAGCCAGCACATATGACTCCGCCTGCTGTCTGGTTAGTCCactggaagaggaggaagagcagcaggAGCAAGAACGGCTGACACAAGGCTCCCCCAGCAGTGAGAAGAGTGTGGACTTTGACTCAGGTTACTCTGAGGCTTCCTGGCAGGATGAAGGTGTGGTACTGAGGAGGACCAGAAATGTGCGAGTCTCCTCATCTGCTTGTGTCCGTACAAACAGGGGACCCTCCGGTCGCATCCGGCCCAAATCAACCTCCGATGCTTGCCTGGAGCGCTGGACTTCTTTTGAAGCCAGTGATGCAGAGGATTGGACTACATTGCtgctgagcagcagcaggaacagaCAACCCCTGGTTCTGGGGGACAACAGTTTTGCTGATCTGATAAAGAACTGGATGGACCTACCCGACTGCCCTGAGCCAGCAGAACTAAAGCCCAGTGCgggtcggcgtcttgcaaaagACATTTTGGGTAACATGCGCCGGAGGCTGGCAGGGATGTCTAAAAATGTGGAGATGAGACAAAGGCCGGGTGACTCCACAAGGCTTATTAGAGCTGCAGAGGCCCCACAAAGGATGTCCTGCCCTGTGGAACTGGAGTCTCTCAAACCTTTTTTTCATCAGTCTCACACAGGGCTGCATCAGCCCGACACTGACTTCCACCAGTTCACTGCTCTCATGAAGACAGGTAGCCGACAACCAATCATATGCAATGATATCATCGGTTATATCTGAGCATGACAGCACGTACAGACTGACCTGTTGATACAAATTTTGATAGGACTATTCTGCTGTcaatgctgattttttttttgtatttgtgtatTTAATGTAAATGTGCTCTGTCCCTGCAAAAGTTTGGGCAGTGGTAAATGCtgcaatattaaaaaaatatatacaatgATAGTGTTTTAGCCATCTTTCAATGGGTTGaatgtttttcattcatttttttttttttttttttttttaaatccattctTACTGTCACTGACATCAATGCAATGTGTTGTGCCTGCTTTTGGCAGGATTGTGCACAGAAATGATGTGTTCATAATTCAGAAATTTCCCAAACTATACAAACCAGTGGTAATAGGAAAATATGTCAGTTAGAGGACCAGCAGAGTAAACACTAAAGCTTTGTGAACTGTGTGAACGGAACGGGTTTTTCTCCCAGTTAAAAAGGGAGGTTGGGTGTTGGGTGTGGGGTGGTCAACATAGTCACGAATGCACTGTACCATAACTAAGAGAACTATCTAAAAGATGATTAGGGTAATCATTACTGTAAGGGAACTACACAGATAATTCTTGTTCCACAAAGAcacttttattacatttttgttCAAGAATTCACAATTCTCAACAATTGAATCACTTAATTTGCATCCTCGTATTATAAGTCTAGTTAAAGATAAAATTCCGctacagctgcagcaaagataACAGAGATGATTCACATTGCACAATTTAAGTTTAGTCAATCGGGAAAGCAGAGCATGGTAATATGAAGGTGTGGAGTAAAACACACATTGGAGCCTACAAAGAGCAGTACATATGAGCCACCTAAGGCCTGGCAGAATATTCCAGCCTCTTCAACATGAACAACGCAGGCAGGTGGTGGGGTGGAGGATGGTGATACAATAGCCCCAATTCTGTACTCAGCCTTGCTTAAACCTAGATCCCAGCATTACTTCAGTGGTGTCTAATCATGTTATGCTGAGAAAAGCATCTTCCCAACTTCTTAGGCAGACCTTTCAAAAGAAACAGTCTGCACTGAATTCAACAGTTTGTAAACTTGTGATAAAAACATGATATTAAACAGCTGTTTATTGAGATTCCTTTTTgggcataaaataaaatgacaaggATAAAGACACAACTGATGAATGGGATATCAGTCTCACAACATTTGGTATAAGTTTTCGCACACAGCTCAGGAACAGGACAACTGATGGCCTGCTGTAATTGTGGGCTTTTACATCATCAAAGAGGGCTTAATAATCACAACTGACAGGAATACAAAGCCTGGACCTCTAGAAATAATTTCCATGTCAATCTTTGTCAAACTTGGTAAACTTCAGACTTAAAATTAATCTATTCATTTATCAAACAGCATTTTGTCTTGGGAAGGTAGTATTTTCTTGGTCACACTGAAGCAGTTCCATGCGGCGCCTTTTCTGATGTTGAGACTTcgtgttgaatgcatcacatgaGCTTGTACCTGATAGTTGGTACTGTCTCACAGTCCTCATCTTCTTCAAAAGAGGGGATCAACTCGAGCATCTTCTTATGAGCAGGGATATCCGCCTTTGTTACCATCTTCACCAATTCAGAAACGCTATAAAAAAATGTCCacacaaaatcattttttatccAAAAAAATACAGGAAACAAATGTTTGTTGTTTCATGCAAGAAAGGCAATCtcaggttttcttttttctcattctcatCATCAGCAACTTCCATGATTTGACCAGAGCTTATATTGAACTGATCCCATTAACAAGTATTTTCTGTCCATTTGCAAACCTTTGCAGCAGGATATCTCAGTTTGGTAAATATGCTCAGCATCTGCTTGTATGAGTAACTTTATATttctgagcagttgtagaagcaacaaatggTTGTCTTGTGTATAAGTTTATTAACACAAAGTACCTGTAGCCCCTTTAGCAGCCTTTTCACTGAGTGTAACAATAACATTTGTactaaaattaattaattcatctcatgcaaacacaacacagacatttgaaacatttttcagTGATGGATTAGCATAgacttttattttca
The Odontesthes bonariensis isolate fOdoBon6 chromosome 3, fOdoBon6.hap1, whole genome shotgun sequence DNA segment above includes these coding regions:
- the LOC142377854 gene encoding PAK4-inhibitor inka2-like, with amino-acid sequence MLCLGDSTDCLRDHMRSMMRSLQDLKQISRPRPLSEPCVQSFAVTRLCKQRAQQERLSRLRVSDASEASTYDSACCLVSPLEEEEEQQEQERLTQGSPSSEKSVDFDSGYSEASWQDEGVVLRRTRNVRVSSSACVRTNRGPSGRIRPKSTSDACLERWTSFEASDAEDWTTLLLSSSRNRQPLVLGDNSFADLIKNWMDLPDCPEPAELKPSAGRRLAKDILGNMRRRLAGMSKNVEMRQRPGDSTRLIRAAEAPQRMSCPVELESLKPFFHQSHTGLHQPDTDFHQFTALMKTGSRQPIICNDIIGYI